The sequence below is a genomic window from Falco rusticolus isolate bFalRus1 chromosome 8, bFalRus1.pri, whole genome shotgun sequence.
CCCCCAAGCACTCCTTGGCTGAGCTGTACTAGTGAGCAGGAGGGGAGGGCCTCATGTCCTCAGGCTGTAGCGATGCTGGTAAtaacacaaattatttcaggCACTCATTGTCCATGCATGTGGTACTGGCTGTTGTCTGCTGTGCCCTTCAGCATCTGCTGGAGATCAGGTGTTGTGTCTTCTGGTTACAAATCCACAGTGATAATACGGAGGAGGATGCTTTGCCCTGCCATACCTCAGAGGTGATCTCCCGTGTCACTTTGCCATGAGGCATGAGCTCACACtgtcagctttcttcttttagacctgctttccttttaaaggtggcacatgtttattttaagcttCAAATGCAATGACTTTGTTTCCGTGCATTTGCACACTTAACCCTTAGGTTGctactttctgttttctcccagcTGATGTTTTGTAGCACCATTCCCACCACCAGCAAGCCATTGGCCACAAGGGGCTACCAGAGCAGCACAAGTGTCCGGGGGGGTACTGGCATCCCCAACGGAGCTGGTGGCACCCCGGTGGGTGGAACTTGCACTCTGATTTTTAGGTCTGCAGGGGGAACATGGCTGGAGAGGGCTCCAAACCCAAGCCTATCAGGggaataaatcaaaataatgttGAGAAATTGAAGAAACGGCCTGAAAATGCAGGATGCAATTCCAGGCAGACAGGCGCAGGTGCTGCAATTGGGCAGGAGTAATCACTTCAAGGGGAGCTGCTTTCCCGGTGGTACTGCAGTCACAGCTGCTCGCAAGCAGGGCAGGAATAAGGATAACGCTGTGGCAGATAAAACAGACTTTGTACAAACTTGGAATGGAAATGGCTGCTGTGGAGATATGGAGTGACCTGCTCGACCCATCTACTGCGGAAAGGGCGATGTGCTGGATAGCGATGCAGCAGGAGGTGCTCGGTGGGGGAGCTCTCCCTGGAGCACCACAGCCCCCCAGTAGTGCCTGTGGCAAAGAGTACTCTCAGACTCTGTCCAGCCCTTGGGATTTGATGTTTTGGACATCAGCCTGAAGCTCCCTTTGGTGGTTCAGATGTTGCCCTAATGCCAGCACAGACTGGATGCATCGACAGCTACTTGCCCAAGCAGGAGGGTCCCTGCATGCCCTGACTCCAGCTGGTTCCtggcccctcctgccctgcagcatcctggaGCTGCACACTCATGCTCAGGAGGAGGGATGGTGCCTGATCCCCAGGTCGGCTCCAGCCGTGCTGGGCAAGGGTGAGGGCAGGGTGTGTGAGCCAGGGCACTGCAGGTCCCCAAGGGGCACCAGCCCCTCGGGGAGAGCTCCTCTCCCTGGCTGAGTCCCCATCGGGTGCCCTCATCTCCCTGGGTATTTTTAGGAGCAAAGTGCTGTTTAATggtgaaaaggagaaaagcagccGTGGGAGAGGAAGCCAGGCAGCAGCGATAGGGCAGCTCCTTCCGCAGATGGTGCCAGGGTGGCTCTAGCTGCCAGATCAGCTGCCTCCGGGGGGGTGAGCACCAGGTCCCTGTCCTGGCAGAATTCCACTGGGAGCCTCTGCTGGCCCCGAAGCTCATGCCATGAGCGTCCAAGCACAGGGCCAGCAGGCGTGGGGTCGGCCTGGGGACCCTCACCACTGTGAGTACCCGAATCCCTTACAGCCCCCTGCCCCTATGGCCAAGCTGCACCCACCCTGGAAGGGGCTGCTGAGGGACAGCGGAGCACAGCATTCCTtgggctccagctcccaggcGCCGGCGGCTGTTTTTAGCCAAGTGAAAGTCCGATGTTTTGAGATTTTCTATTTTGAGAAGCAAAGCTGGAGAAGTGGAGCAGCCCCTGACCCTTGGGTGTCTGTGCAGAGCCGGGCAGGGAGGCGGGCAGGGCGGGtacagggcagctgctgccctcgGAGGGATGTGGTTGCCCCTGGGTCTTCACCCCACGGTTGCCCCTGTGGCCCCTCGCACctcaggctgtgctggagcctggTCCCGTGAGGTCCCATCCCCCACACTCTCACAGGGGAGAACAGCCTTTCCAGCACCGGGATGccattcctcctttccctcctgcaaCAAGATCCTGGTGGAGCCCCAGAGCAGGACATGGGGTATCCCACCCTAGCCCAGCACCCCTTGTACCCCTCCATGGGGTGTGCACATGCCCCCTCAGAGCCCCCGTGGCGTGGCACAGCTAtgtgctggtgggcagccatAGGGGCCAGCCCCAGGAGAGGGGCACAGGGCTCAGACTGGGCTGTTACAGGGGCATGGTCAGCTCAGCCCAGTGCCGGTAATGCTGCCACATGGGGGGCTTTGTCAcccccacagcagctgtgggctcTGTCCCCCACACAAGGAGATGCTGAGgtctgcctggcagcagggaggactGGTGCTTGCTGGAACTGCCACGGTGAGTTGTCACCACCAGCAGATCACCCATATTGTGAGGGTGCTGGCGATGGGTGCTGCTTGCTGGGCTCCCCAGAGGCAGACGCCAGCCCGGGGTGCAGGCTTTGGCCTCATTTTATTCAACCCCACGTTTCCAAAAGTACCTCAAGATGCACACTGGCACTGCAGTCCAGGGTCCATGCCAGGCTGGGGGCCATGTCCCCAGTGTCACAGTGGGGGCCTAGGTGCGGTGCCAGCGGGGGACAGCCAGAAGCCGGCGGAAAGCAGCGCGGAAGTCCCGGTTGAAGAGGGTGTAGATGAGGGGGTTGAGGCTGCTGTTGCAGTAACCGATCCAGAAGAAGAAGCTGAAGAGAGGCTTGGAGACACGGCAGCCGTCCCCACAGACAGCGCCCAGGCTGTAGGTGAAGAAGAAGGGGAACCAGCACAGCACAAAGGTCCCCATCACCACGGCCAGCACGACGGTGAAGCGCCGCTCCTGTGCCTGCACCAGCCGCCGGCGGCACAGCAACACGCTCTGGTGCTGGCTCTGGCGCCGCCAGCCCGGCATCCTGAGCCCTGTTCCCTTCTTGCCGGTGCCAGCGGGGCGTGGGGAATGGGGGGCAAGGAGGGCTGCCGTCCGCCGGGCGGTCAGGTGGTAGATGCGGCAGTAGACGGTGACCATAACAAGGCAGGGGGCGAAGAAGGAGGCGGCGCAGGAGGCCAGCACGTACCATGTCTCCTGGCTCAGCTGGCATTTCTGGCCCGCCGGCCGGGCCTGCAGGAGCGGTGGCAATGccaccagggctgctgctgcccagacTGCCCCAATCATCCCCTTCACCCGCCCGGGGCTGCGGCGCAGGTTAAGCCGGGCTGCCCGGGTGACAGCCCAGTAGCGGTCGAGGCTGATGGCGCAGAGGTGCCCGATGGAAGCGGTGCAGAGCAGCACGTCCAGCGCCAGGTACAGGCTGCACCACAGGCCACCAAAGTACCAGTAGCCCATCACCTCGTTGGCCAGCGAGAAGGGCAGGACAAGGACAGCCACCAGGATGTCCGCCGAGGCCAGGGACACCAGGAAAAGGTTCTGCGGAGCCCGCAGAGCCCGGCTGGTGGAGATGGCCACCACCACCAGCGCGTTGCCCaccagcgtggccagcaggatggccagggcagccagcaggatgagccctgtggctgcaggcGAGTGCGGGGCACTGCTGGCGTCGCTGCTGTTACCGGAGGCATTGGGGAAGGTGCTGGCTGGCTCCATGCTGGCCTGGCACCTCAGGCGGACAAAGCCCCAtggggctgccccccgccgcaCGCACCCCGCTCACCGGCCTCGTTGCAtctcctggcacagccccagctctgctgagtcCCAGGGGGGTGTCCTGGCCACCACCGCTCCCATACTGACCCAGTCCGGTGGCAAGGCAGAGCTCGTCCTGTCCCAGTGGTCGCCCAGCCAGGCACACAGGGCGGTGGCGGCGCTGGGAACCCCGCCGCGGCTCCCACagcctgctggctctgctggtcccagcccaggaggagggtgggcaggaaggagggagggagggacaggCTGATATCGCTGGCAGGAGCCCAAGCATCTGTGGGCAGTTGGAGAAGCAGTTCTTCCCAACACTTATAGGGCTCCTGCCAGGGTCACCATGGTGGGTGGGCTCCTGCCATGGGTGTCAGGGTGCCCAGTGGGCCAGGGGCACTGGCTAGCTGTGCTGAGTTGACATCCATGAgccacagcctggcagcacagcagcaccccGCCGGCTGCCCCATGCTGTTCCCTGCTCACTGACACGCTGCTGTGGCACACGGTCGTGCAGCGCAgaccctgccagctcagccctgtgGGGAAGAGGCAGGTGGAAGAAGCTGCTGCCCGCAACACCTTGGTACGAGCTGGCTGCAAACTGCAGGTGCAGGGTTTAGCTGCAGCATCATCAGTGCGTGCTCCCATGGCACCAGCCGTGCGTTtgctgcatccccagcacagGGTACCCGtacagggctgggctgggctgtgcagtgGTGGTGTACGCACACGGGGAGGGCAGTGGGTGTctggcagctctggcagggtTTGCAGAGGCAGGAGACCAAGAAACACACACCCAGTGCGCAGGTGCTCAGTGTTTATTAGACACCAGCTgagcaggaacagcagaaacTGGGCAGCCATGGGAGCAGCGGCCAGGGTGTCTGGTGCTGGCTAGAGCCGGGTAGCACCGTGTGGGAGTGGTCGGGGTGAGCCCACCCGAACGGCAGGGTTGGGAACCTCCTCGGGGTAGGAGAGCACGGGGTTGTCCAGCCCCAGCCGGACCTTGTCACGGGGAGGGCCCTCACGCTCATCCCAGCCCTCGGGGCTGCGGCAGCGATCGGTGCAGCAGAGGGTGGCCCGGGTGATGAGTCGGTCCAGGGGCTGCAGCGAGTGCATCCAGGCGGGAAGGAAGTCCCAGGTCTGCAGCCATTTGGGCAGGCGGCCAGGGCTGTGTGCCTGCAGCGCATTCACCAGCCCCACAAAGAAGAGGAGGCCGAGGAAAGGTGTGCCCACCCCCACCAGCGCCCGCCAGCCCGCCATGGAGATGCCAAAGAtgagggagggcagcaggaggaagcagatGATGAGGTACAGCACAGCAAACCAGCGGTACTTGGCCGTGCGCTCGCCCAGCGCCTTGGCCATGCGGATGGGCAGGCGGGTGAAGGGCAGCGGGTACCACAGCAGGATGCCGGAGATGTTGAAGAAGAAGTGGCAAAGGGCAATCTGCAGGGACAGCATCCCTGTCGGGCCGGGCACGCAGGCTTCCCCCAGCCTCCGCCTTGCCTGGTGGCCCCTGCCCACCCAACCATGGGCCCAGGCTGCCCATACCTGGAAGGAACTGGCCAGCTTGTCCCCCGGGCTAGCCAGGGCGGCCAGgatggcagtggtggtggtgccGATGTTGGAGCCCAGGGTCAGCGGGTAGGCACGCTCAATGCTGATCACCCCTAGGCCTGCAGAAGAGGCACCCTATCCCATCCCATCGCTCCTCGCCAGTGACATTCCCATGCTCTCCCAAGGAGGCATGGCTCCTCCTGTCCCTCTGAGCACTCTAGCACCCATGGGCCATTGTGGGGGAGACCACCACGTGGCAGGGGACCAGGCATGGCTGGGACTCACCAATCAGGGGTGTGATGGCCGAGGTGAagacagagctgctctgcaccaCGAAGGTCatcccagcacccaccaccatGGCGAAGTACCCGGTGAGCCAGCTAAGCGGGTGTGGGAGGTCTGCCACAGCATGGCCATGAGCACAGGCACGGACACAAGCATGGACATGGGCATGGACACATCAGCCAGGAGTGGCCTGGAACTCCTATatggtgctggggaggggggggggagctgtGGGGCCAGGCTCTGGGTATGGGCTCAGGCTGTGGGTATGGGGCCAGCCTGGTGGCCAGGATGGCTGGGCAAAGAGGACGTGGACACTAGGAGGCCATGAGAGCCATAAGCAAAGCGGGGAtcaggggcaggcagggatgggggttAGGGGCAGCTAGGGATGGGTCTGAGGATGGCAGGTGGGTATGGGTGACTAGGGCAGACAGGGTCCCATCCCACTCACCCCATAGCTGTCTCCGTCCCACTCACCAGTGTTGATGACCTTCTGGATGGCTTTGGCCACCTGCCCCTTGAGCAGGGAGTTGAGGAGTTTGACCAGGAGGATGAGGCAGGTGCAGAGCACAACAAGGGACCCGGcaagcagcaccagccccacgGCCAGGTCAGGCAGCGGCGTGTCGGTGAAGAGGTGCTCACCTGCCCCACAGCACGGctgggcaaggggctggggccagcccagccccactcaCAAACCTGCTCCCCCAAGACAGCCCCACACCTGGACCCCAGTCCCAATATcttccagccctgccccacATCATGACTCCAGCCCCATGCCCAGAACCTCTCCATCCCACAtacagctcccccagccccacctgcaCCTCTCCAGCCCTACGCCCCATACCCCCCAGCCCTGACCAAGCCCCCTGTACCCACTCACACTTCTGCCTGGTGACATTGTGGAGGCTTTCAATGCCCTTAgtgctgcagtggctgggggctgtgcagTTCAGAGGGGGGCcaagccccacagcagccatctgcagggagaaggtggGCTGCAGCTGGTTCCACAGCATCCTCAGCCAGCCTCTGCCCACCACCCACCCTTGGTGGGATTGTTTGATGTCCCCAGAAAGGCCACGGGCCCCTCACCTGTGGGGGTGCAGGGCCACACCAGACGCGGATGAGGCTCCGATTGCGCAGGCTCTCGTCCCCCATTGCAATGCCTGTGATCACCGACTTGTCCAGCTGCAAAAACACACATATTGGAGAGGGCCCTTGGGGACTGACAGCACCCACAGCTTGGAGACATCTTCACTGGGATGGGGACATcactgccagcctggggacacTTGCATATAACCACCACTGAAGGGACAACAGTGCTGGGGACCAGCACTGGGACAGCAATGCTGGGGGACAACCACCAGTCTGGTGACACCACTGCCAGCCTAGAGACACGTGGGTATGACCACCACCAAAGGAACACCAGCACTGGGGACATCACCACCAGCATGGGGGACACCAGTGCTGGGAGACCACCACCAGCCTGGGGACACCACGGCTGATAAGACCTGGATGATGAGCTTGGTAAAGGGCTCTGTGATGATCTTCAGCAGGTCAGGAGCATCCTTCCCACTGCGGATGTTGAAGGTGGCCACGACCAGGCGGGTGATGTGGTGCAGGTACCCGCTCACCACCTCCAGTGGCAGCAGGACCAGCACTGAAAGCCAGTTGAAGCAGTCGTGCACCGTGGCACCAGCGAAGGCCCTGTGTGGAGGAGCCCGTTGGCATGGTGTGGCCCCCAACACCCAAGTCCTCTCTGTCCTGACAAGCTCTCACCGTTTGAACTCACTGCGGTCTCCAGCCTGCATGAGGGCCACAATGGTGTTGGTGACAGAGGTGCCGATGTTGGAGCCCATGATGATAGGGATGGCAGAGCGCACCTCCAGCACTGAGGACAGAGAGACCTGTCAGCCCCGCATGGCCCAGCTCAGGGTGACCACATCCAGccaccctgtccccaggagCCCCACGGGCACACTCACACCCCGAGGAGACCATGCTGACAATGATGGaggtggaggtggaggagcTCTGTACCAGCACGGTCACCAGGAtgcccaccaccagcccagccACTGGGTTGGAGAGGATAGCATTGTCCTTGAAGATGTCCCCGGCCACCTTGCCTGCAAGAGAGTGAGTGGCAGGGTGCCGGCATGGTGGGTGCCACCAGCCGCCCAGGTGTCCCCACCACCCTACCTCCAGCCAACTggaaggcagagctgagcaCGTCTAGGGAGCACACGAAGAGGTACAGGAACCCGAACATCAAGGGCACCTTGAGAAGGGAGACACAGATGGACTGGACCCTGgcccagcaccccagctctgcGCAAGACAAGAGAGAGTGTTAAATGCCAGTCATGGCACCGCCCCGGCTCCCTGGACTTCCACAGCCCTACACTGTCCTCCCATGCCGCCAGTGGGATGGGGCTCACGTCCCCCTCTGTGCCACCACTCCCGGGGctccctccatctcctcccacTCTGGAGTGCCCTGTGCCAGCCGCCCCTGTTGCCCCTcagctctgcccccagcaccccggggaGCTGAGGGTCtccctggctggcaggcagcctgccACACTGAGGGTCTGGCTGGGGTGCCAGCACGAGGACTGGCACCGcggggcagcagggaggaatTGCTGCTAGTCCCAGGGACAAAGCTGagcctctgccagcaccccacAATCCTGGCACCCTGAGGCCCCCCTGGGTGCCTCTAGCAGGTCGCTGGGGTGCTTCCCAACCCGGGTACAGTGTGCCCACCGCCCAGGGGTCTCACCTGGCTTCTGTAGCTCATCCAAGCCCAGCCGGGTCCCCTGCCAGGGCAGCGCATCCAGCTCGTACCGCTCCCTGCCCTCGCCCAGGCGCCCcggggagccagggcaggggaagcCATGGTCAGGGCAAGCACCGACAGCGAAGGGGCAGGTGTGGGCACCCGGCAGCcggtgcagagctggggagagggggcacCCACGTTATGGCCCCAGCATCGTGGggacccctctgcagaggggaGCTGGGCACCGCCTGGGCTGGTGAGCTGGCCCTGCTGAGCCCAGcagggtgaggaagaggaggagctggagggctgggggcacctACCTTGGGGGCTGGGGCAGTAGGCGAACTGGGGCCCGTGCATCACCCGTCCTCCCCGCAccgggcagcggggcagggccgggctcTCCCTCCGGTAGGGCAGCATCACTTCTGCTGAGGCTGAGCAGAGGTGGCCATGCGTCACTACAGCTGTCCCACaccagctgccaccagcccccaAATCCCTGCGGTGCTGGCACCGCTGAGGAGCACCATCCCATTACCCGGTGGTCCCCTGGCCACTGGCTACTGCTGTGCCACCCCAGCGAGCTCCTGCAAGGGCAGGCAAGGGACACAGAGAGGGgacccctcctgcccagggccCTGCTCACCTGGGGCTGGCCAGGCACTCACGGCAGCACCATGTCCACATGCCACATCCGTGCGTTCCTCCAGTCAAGTGGCCCGTGGGGCACCACAACCCTTTATATCCACGCCAAGAGCAAAGTCTAAGTAGCCCCATGTTGCCCCTCGCCTCTGCTTGCTGCTCACCTCCTCCCCAGAAATTCCTCCAGTTAATGGGTAACCCTACAGCATCCCGCGtcagctgcagtgccagggtgggatggggcacTCGCCCCCGGGGTACCGCGTTACCGGCACACCCCACCTCACCTGGCCCAGGCTCGCCATCACCCCGGGGTGAGTGGCAGCCAGTGCTGTGGGAAGTGaagctggggcagtgctggagCCCAGTGCCTGA
It includes:
- the LOC119153025 gene encoding alpha-2C adrenergic receptor-like, translating into MEPASTFPNASGNSSDASSAPHSPAATGLILLAALAILLATLVGNALVVVAISTSRALRAPQNLFLVSLASADILVAVLVLPFSLANEVMGYWYFGGLWCSLYLALDVLLCTASIGHLCAISLDRYWAVTRAARLNLRRSPGRVKGMIGAVWAAAALVALPPLLQARPAGQKCQLSQETWYVLASCAASFFAPCLVMVTVYCRIYHLTARRTAALLAPHSPRPAGTGKKGTGLRMPGWRRQSQHQSVLLCRRRLVQAQERRFTVVLAVVMGTFVLCWFPFFFTYSLGAVCGDGCRVSKPLFSFFFWIGYCNSSLNPLIYTLFNRDFRAAFRRLLAVPRWHRT
- the SLC34A1 gene encoding sodium-dependent phosphate transport protein 2A, which produces MLPYRRESPALPRCPVRGGRVMHGPQFAYCPSPQALHRLPGAHTCPFAVGACPDHGFPCPGSPGRLGEGRERYELDALPWQGTRLGLDELQKPELGCWARVQSICVSLLKVPLMFGFLYLFVCSLDVLSSAFQLAGGKVAGDIFKDNAILSNPVAGLVVGILVTVLVQSSSTSTSIIVSMVSSGLLEVRSAIPIIMGSNIGTSVTNTIVALMQAGDRSEFKRAFAGATVHDCFNWLSVLVLLPLEVVSGYLHHITRLVVATFNIRSGKDAPDLLKIITEPFTKLIIQLDKSVITGIAMGDESLRNRSLIRVWCGPAPPQMAAVGLGPPLNCTAPSHCSTKGIESLHNVTRQKCEHLFTDTPLPDLAVGLVLLAGSLVVLCTCLILLVKLLNSLLKGQVAKAIQKVINTDLPHPLSWLTGYFAMVVGAGMTFVVQSSSVFTSAITPLIGLGVISIERAYPLTLGSNIGTTTTAILAALASPGDKLASSFQIALCHFFFNISGILLWYPLPFTRLPIRMAKALGERTAKYRWFAVLYLIICFLLLPSLIFGISMAGWRALVGVGTPFLGLLFFVGLVNALQAHSPGRLPKWLQTWDFLPAWMHSLQPLDRLITRATLCCTDRCRSPEGWDEREGPPRDKVRLGLDNPVLSYPEEVPNPAVRVGSPRPLPHGATRL